From one Simplicispira suum genomic stretch:
- a CDS encoding FlgO family outer membrane protein: MKSYALLTLCAGALLAGCASNNAPVRTEPTYQEAASSQFLQSSTEAISKLVAGMDMPAVSGGPVLVATIVNVNDLSRSAPLGRTLSEQYASSMASKGFNVKEVKLRGDVFVKEGAGELLLSREIKDIARNHNAALVLVGTYSAAANLTFVSLKLVRTEDSRIVRGHDYALPNDRDVQRLLQAAR, from the coding sequence ATGAAATCCTATGCCCTGTTGACCCTGTGCGCCGGCGCTTTGCTGGCAGGCTGTGCCAGCAACAACGCCCCTGTGCGCACCGAACCCACCTACCAGGAGGCGGCAAGCAGCCAGTTCCTGCAAAGCAGCACTGAGGCGATCAGCAAGCTGGTGGCGGGCATGGATATGCCTGCAGTAAGCGGTGGCCCCGTGTTGGTGGCCACGATTGTCAATGTCAATGACTTGAGCCGTTCCGCACCGCTGGGCCGCACGCTCTCTGAGCAGTACGCGTCGTCGATGGCGAGCAAAGGATTCAACGTCAAGGAAGTCAAGCTGCGCGGTGACGTCTTCGTCAAGGAAGGGGCAGGCGAGTTGCTGCTGTCACGCGAAATCAAAGACATTGCACGCAACCACAACGCGGCCTTGGTATTGGTCGGCACATATTCTGCTGCAGCGAATTTGACGTTCGTCAGCCTCAAGCTCGTGCGTACCGAAGACAGCCGCATTGTTCGTGGGCACGACTATGCTTTGCCCAATGATCGCGATGTACAGCGTTTGCTTCAGGCTGCTCGGTAA